The following are encoded together in the Mammaliicoccus vitulinus genome:
- a CDS encoding zinc ribbon domain-containing protein YjdM, which translates to MEATLPNCPKCDSEYTYEDGVSYICPMCNYEWTANGEETANADNTVIKDVNGVELNDGDTVTVVKDLKVKGSSNAIKQGTKVKGIKLVDPEDGHDIDCKIPGFGQIGLKSSVVKKINK; encoded by the coding sequence ATGGAAGCTACATTACCAAATTGCCCTAAATGTGATTCAGAATACACTTATGAAGATGGTGTATCATACATTTGTCCAATGTGTAACTACGAATGGACAGCTAATGGAGAAGAAACAGCAAATGCCGATAATACAGTAATTAAAGATGTAAACGGTGTTGAATTAAATGATGGAGATACTGTTACAGTAGTCAAAGATTTAAAAGTAAAAGGATCTTCTAATGCAATCAAACAAGGTACTAAAGTAAAAGGTATTAAATTAGTAGACCCTGAAGACGGTCACGATATCGATTGTAAAATACCAGGATTTGGTCAAATTGGATTGAAATCATCTGTAGTTAAAAAAATAAATAAATAA
- a CDS encoding nuclear transport factor 2 family protein: MTHLPKIGQPATNALNNINVTTLEQVSKLDEHNLSKLHGLGPKAISILKKSLEDEGLSFSKLDDDLRHLKFTVLGDLKCDNAPKRRIVRDFVIASTIGDEKYLSNWLTDDFVWNVPGEFELNGKEAFIDEVKEHLQKVSSLEIKSMLTHGKEASTHGTIISHSGEEIHFAEMYEFENHKKDAKIKKATSYIVMRP; this comes from the coding sequence ATGACGCATTTACCGAAAATTGGACAGCCTGCTACGAACGCGTTAAACAACATCAACGTGACAACTTTAGAGCAAGTATCGAAACTAGATGAACACAATTTGTCGAAATTACATGGTCTAGGACCAAAAGCGATAAGTATTTTGAAAAAGTCTTTGGAAGATGAAGGATTGTCATTTAGTAAATTGGATGATGATTTACGTCATTTAAAGTTTACCGTACTCGGTGATTTAAAATGTGATAATGCACCTAAAAGAAGGATAGTACGAGATTTTGTAATTGCATCAACTATAGGAGATGAAAAATATCTTAGTAATTGGTTAACGGATGATTTTGTATGGAATGTCCCAGGAGAATTTGAATTGAACGGTAAAGAGGCCTTTATAGATGAAGTTAAAGAACACTTACAAAAAGTATCGAGTCTTGAAATAAAATCTATGCTCACACATGGCAAAGAAGCTTCTACACATGGAACAATCATCAGTCATTCAGGCGAAGAAATACATTTTGCTGAGATGTATGAATTTGAAAATCATAAAAAAGACGCCAAAATTAAAAAAGCCACTTCTTATATTGTGATGAGACCTTAA
- a CDS encoding catalase, whose amino-acid sequence MSNKKQDQLNDMKKDNDGKALTTNNGVKVSEDENTLTVGERGPSLLEDFHFREKIMHFDHERIPERIVHARGFGAHGEFQVYEDLSEYTSADFLTQPNKTTPVFVRFSTVQGSKGSPDTVRDVRGFATKFYTDEGIFDLVGNDIPVFFIQDAIKFPDLIHAVKPEPHNEMPQGGSAHDTFWDFFAQNPESTHTTMWVMSDRGIPKNFRQVEGFGVHTFRLVNREGQAHFVKFHWKPVQGLESLVWDEAQILSGKDIDFHRKDLYESIEKGDFPEWELALQIIRPEQEFDFDFDILDPTKIWPEDQVPVQKVGKMTLNRNVSNVFDETEQATFHPGHIVPGIDFTNDPLLQGRLFSYTDTQISRLGGPNFNQIPINRPVNEVHNNQRDAMHQMNVHKGQVAYHKNALNNNDPHTTPKEEGGYEHYQEKVDGHKIQKRSESFKDYYSQPKLYLNSLNEDEYNHMVQGFSFEIGMCKSIMVKQNAVNQLNKVDRKLAEEVAQNIGVTVPETNEEVQSESKDSQLTMEKFNIPLPGHSVAVLINGDISAETLKSYAKVFTANKLNYAFVGKHPKSISEDYGITETFNTAHPTLFDSLIVLSDDSDINPSIEEFAELSYKHNKPLVFNQHAAEKLKNAKLDLYGSGVFISDEPDTIVKAFERARYWDR is encoded by the coding sequence TTGAGTAATAAAAAGCAAGATCAATTAAATGACATGAAAAAGGATAATGACGGTAAAGCATTAACGACGAATAATGGCGTTAAAGTAAGTGAAGATGAAAATACTTTAACTGTTGGAGAACGCGGACCGAGCTTATTAGAAGATTTCCATTTCAGAGAAAAAATCATGCATTTTGATCATGAGCGTATACCTGAACGTATTGTGCATGCAAGAGGTTTTGGTGCACACGGTGAATTTCAAGTTTATGAAGATTTATCAGAATATACATCTGCTGACTTTTTAACTCAACCCAATAAAACGACCCCCGTATTCGTAAGATTTTCAACTGTACAAGGTTCTAAAGGTTCTCCTGACACTGTGAGAGATGTTCGAGGGTTTGCGACGAAATTCTATACAGACGAAGGTATCTTTGACTTAGTTGGAAATGACATTCCCGTATTCTTCATACAAGATGCGATTAAATTCCCAGACTTAATTCATGCAGTTAAACCTGAACCTCACAACGAAATGCCTCAAGGTGGTTCGGCACACGACACATTTTGGGACTTCTTTGCACAAAATCCTGAATCGACTCATACGACAATGTGGGTAATGAGTGATCGTGGTATTCCTAAGAACTTTAGACAAGTCGAAGGGTTTGGTGTTCATACATTCCGACTTGTTAATCGTGAAGGTCAGGCTCACTTTGTAAAATTTCATTGGAAACCAGTGCAAGGATTAGAATCACTCGTTTGGGATGAAGCACAAATTTTATCTGGTAAAGATATCGATTTCCACCGCAAAGATTTATATGAATCTATTGAAAAAGGTGATTTCCCAGAATGGGAGTTAGCTCTGCAAATTATTCGACCAGAACAAGAATTCGATTTTGATTTCGACATATTAGATCCAACAAAAATTTGGCCGGAAGATCAAGTACCCGTCCAAAAAGTAGGTAAAATGACGCTGAACAGAAATGTAAGCAACGTATTTGATGAAACTGAACAAGCTACATTTCACCCTGGACATATCGTACCGGGTATAGATTTTACAAATGATCCTTTATTGCAAGGACGACTGTTCTCATATACCGACACACAAATCTCCAGATTAGGCGGACCAAACTTCAATCAAATACCAATCAATCGACCGGTAAATGAAGTTCACAATAACCAAAGAGATGCCATGCATCAAATGAATGTTCATAAAGGGCAAGTCGCTTATCATAAGAACGCACTCAACAATAATGACCCACATACAACACCTAAAGAAGAAGGTGGCTATGAACATTACCAGGAAAAAGTAGATGGCCATAAAATTCAAAAAAGAAGTGAAAGCTTTAAAGATTATTATAGCCAACCAAAATTGTATTTAAATAGTCTTAATGAAGACGAATACAATCATATGGTACAAGGCTTTTCTTTCGAGATTGGTATGTGCAAATCTATTATGGTGAAACAAAATGCAGTAAATCAACTAAACAAAGTTGATCGTAAATTAGCTGAAGAAGTGGCACAAAACATAGGTGTTACAGTACCTGAAACAAATGAGGAAGTGCAATCAGAATCTAAAGATAGTCAACTCACAATGGAAAAATTCAACATCCCATTACCAGGACATTCAGTAGCCGTATTAATAAACGGTGATATTAGCGCTGAAACTTTAAAATCATACGCCAAAGTATTTACAGCAAACAAATTAAATTATGCATTCGTAGGAAAACATCCAAAAAGCATATCAGAAGACTACGGTATAACAGAAACATTTAATACAGCACATCCAACATTATTTGATAGTCTCATCGTATTATCAGACGATAGCGATATTAACCCATCAATAGAAGAATTTGCAGAACTTTCTTATAAACACAACAAACCGTTAGTCTTTAATCAACACGCAGCTGAAAAACTTAAAAATGCCAAACTAGACTTATACGGGTCTGGTGTCTTCATTTCAGACGAACCAGACACAATAGTCAAAGCATTTGAAAGAGCAAGATATTGGGATAGATAG
- a CDS encoding PTS sugar transporter subunit IIA, with amino-acid sequence MNNKDDLLKFLNTQLKKRDLIHSGFIDSVEEREQHASTAYGNLVAIPHPVMPLAKQTFIYMITMEKPIAWDDKEVQIVFCLGLKKNTTINLEKCIKT; translated from the coding sequence TTGAACAATAAAGATGATTTATTAAAATTTTTAAATACTCAATTGAAAAAGCGAGATTTAATTCATAGTGGATTTATAGACAGCGTAGAAGAAAGGGAACAACATGCTTCTACAGCTTATGGAAATTTAGTAGCGATACCACATCCAGTAATGCCTTTAGCAAAGCAAACATTCATATATATGATAACGATGGAAAAACCAATCGCATGGGATGATAAAGAAGTACAAATTGTATTTTGTCTCGGTTTAAAAAAGAATACAACAATCAATCTAGAAAAATGTATCAAAACTTAA
- a CDS encoding BglG family transcription antiterminator produces the protein METRDLNIVKILYQHQHEYMNSDAIAKLLGLSSKTIRSHIKIINEASNEYGFTILIKKSKGYQLQIMDEGLFNYFLNERFLKDENLNFNNQDSRIRYIMKKLLLDNHYTKLESLSESMFVSVGTLKNDMNEMRKILSQYEIEIVSRPNYGMKIIGNEFQIRYAIAQFLLNNQHVNIGFTEDDIKSVKSYLIKLLSKYKIEIPEVKLDNLVTHINIEIVRMRNQLMIEQQFQIEEQPLPKELKAFFQEMIQFIERRFALNLPKKEMDYLYIHFVTTGIMNEVTNVPRNNMIETMIKHMLDHIKRIFYLDLTTDNALKKNLYLHLCTSIHRYKYKMNIRNPMLNEIKQNYPFAFDIALVASKMIEKDLKVQISESEIGYLALHFEMALNRIETDKGKLNVILVCNSGLTSSQLIKYKLM, from the coding sequence ATGGAAACCAGAGACCTTAACATTGTTAAAATATTATACCAGCATCAACACGAATATATGAACAGTGATGCAATTGCCAAATTATTGGGACTATCTTCAAAAACGATTCGCTCACATATAAAAATTATTAATGAAGCGAGCAATGAATATGGTTTCACTATTTTAATCAAAAAGTCAAAAGGTTATCAGCTCCAAATAATGGATGAAGGTTTATTTAATTACTTTTTGAATGAACGGTTTTTAAAAGATGAAAATTTAAATTTCAACAATCAAGATAGTAGAATTCGTTATATTATGAAAAAATTATTGCTGGATAACCATTATACAAAACTAGAATCTTTGAGTGAAAGTATGTTTGTAAGTGTAGGTACTTTAAAAAACGACATGAATGAAATGAGAAAAATACTCTCTCAATATGAAATTGAAATCGTAAGCCGTCCAAATTACGGCATGAAAATAATTGGCAATGAATTTCAAATTAGGTATGCCATTGCTCAATTTTTATTAAATAATCAACATGTTAATATAGGTTTTACAGAAGATGATATTAAAAGCGTTAAATCATATCTGATTAAACTGTTAAGCAAGTATAAAATTGAAATTCCTGAAGTGAAACTTGATAATCTTGTAACACATATTAATATTGAGATCGTTAGAATGAGAAATCAACTTATGATAGAACAACAATTTCAAATTGAAGAGCAACCGTTACCTAAAGAATTAAAGGCATTCTTTCAAGAAATGATTCAATTTATAGAGCGTCGTTTTGCTTTGAATTTACCTAAAAAAGAAATGGATTATTTGTATATTCATTTTGTGACGACAGGTATTATGAATGAAGTCACAAATGTACCTAGAAATAATATGATTGAGACGATGATTAAACATATGTTAGATCATATTAAACGCATTTTTTATTTAGATTTAACGACAGACAATGCACTTAAGAAAAACTTATATTTACATTTATGTACATCCATTCATCGATATAAATATAAAATGAATATTAGAAATCCAATGTTAAATGAAATTAAACAAAACTACCCATTTGCTTTTGATATTGCTTTAGTGGCGAGTAAAATGATTGAAAAAGATTTAAAAGTACAAATATCGGAAAGTGAAATAGGGTATTTAGCGCTTCACTTTGAGATGGCATTAAACCGAATAGAGACAGATAAAGGAAAGTTGAACGTCATACTTGTCTGCAATTCAGGATTAACAAGCTCTCAATTAATAAAGTATAAATTGATGTAG
- a CDS encoding glycoside hydrolase family 1 protein has product MTKYVFPEGFWWGSAASATQTEGTKLFKDETIWDKWFEEEPNRFFDGVGPYQTSDFYHKFEEDIKLMKETGHNSFRLSISWARLMDQDTNEVNDEAVQFYNRVINGLKENHIEPFVNLYHFDMPFKKQQQGGFESLEVVDRYVDYAMTCFELFGDRVKYWFTFNEPIVPVEGGYLYDFHYPNIIDAKRGFQVAFNTVLANAQVIKAYKENGYDGKIGIILNLSPSYPRSENEADVKAAEIADLFFNRSFLDPVTKGQYPQDLVDILKKHELVPTYTEEHLNTINQYTVDLLGVNYYQPRRVKARDTVPNPNSPFFPEYYFDNYEMPGRKMNPYRGWEIYPKGIYDIMINLKENYHNIESFISENGMGVENEARFIEDGQINDTYRIDFVKSHLIWLNKAIEEGANCTGYHMWTFMDNWSWMNAYKNRYGFVSVDIDTMKRTIKQSRKWFKEVSASNSLND; this is encoded by the coding sequence ATGACTAAGTATGTATTTCCAGAAGGTTTCTGGTGGGGAAGTGCTGCCAGTGCCACACAAACGGAAGGTACAAAACTATTCAAGGATGAAACGATATGGGACAAGTGGTTTGAAGAAGAACCTAATCGATTTTTCGATGGTGTAGGACCTTATCAAACTTCAGACTTTTATCATAAATTTGAAGAAGATATTAAATTAATGAAGGAAACAGGTCATAATTCATTTAGATTATCTATCTCTTGGGCTAGATTAATGGATCAAGATACGAATGAAGTAAATGACGAAGCAGTCCAATTTTATAATCGTGTTATCAATGGCTTGAAAGAAAATCATATTGAACCTTTCGTGAATTTATATCATTTTGATATGCCGTTTAAAAAGCAACAACAAGGTGGTTTTGAGTCTTTAGAAGTTGTTGATCGATATGTGGATTATGCAATGACATGTTTCGAATTATTTGGTGACCGTGTTAAATATTGGTTTACATTTAATGAACCAATTGTACCGGTTGAAGGCGGCTATTTATATGACTTCCATTACCCAAATATAATTGATGCGAAAAGAGGCTTCCAGGTAGCGTTTAATACTGTACTTGCGAACGCTCAAGTGATCAAAGCTTATAAAGAAAATGGTTATGATGGAAAAATTGGTATTATATTAAATTTATCACCATCTTATCCACGTAGTGAAAATGAAGCGGATGTTAAAGCTGCAGAAATCGCGGATTTATTCTTTAATAGAAGTTTCTTAGATCCTGTAACAAAAGGTCAATATCCGCAAGATTTAGTAGATATTTTGAAGAAGCATGAATTGGTACCGACTTATACAGAAGAACATTTAAACACCATTAATCAATATACAGTAGATTTATTAGGTGTTAACTACTATCAACCTAGACGTGTTAAAGCGAGAGATACTGTTCCTAATCCAAATTCACCATTCTTCCCTGAGTATTATTTTGATAACTATGAAATGCCAGGTAGAAAAATGAATCCATATCGTGGTTGGGAAATTTATCCTAAAGGGATATACGATATTATGATTAATTTAAAAGAAAATTATCACAACATAGAAAGTTTCATTTCTGAAAATGGTATGGGCGTTGAAAATGAAGCACGATTCATCGAAGACGGCCAAATTAATGATACTTACAGAATAGATTTTGTAAAATCACACTTAATATGGTTGAATAAAGCTATAGAAGAAGGTGCGAATTGTACAGGGTATCATATGTGGACGTTTATGGATAACTGGTCATGGATGAATGCATATAAGAATCGATATGGTTTTGTTTCGGTGGATATTGATACAATGAAAAGAACAATCAAACAAAGTAGAAAATGGTTTAAAGAAGTTTCTGCAAGCAACAGTTTAAATGACTAA
- a CDS encoding PTS lactose/cellobiose transporter subunit IIA, giving the protein MATSINEIAFQIILYGGNGRSSAMEAIQCAKKRNFEEAEALIKEAEQEINKAHKYQTELLQNEAQGEESELNLLLIHSQDHLMNAITVKDLANEMVVLYKEMKS; this is encoded by the coding sequence ATGGCAACCTCAATTAATGAGATAGCATTTCAAATTATATTATACGGTGGCAACGGCCGTTCAAGCGCTATGGAAGCTATACAATGTGCAAAAAAAAGAAACTTTGAAGAAGCTGAAGCGCTCATTAAAGAAGCGGAACAAGAAATCAATAAAGCACATAAATATCAAACTGAATTGTTACAAAATGAAGCACAAGGTGAGGAAAGTGAATTGAATTTATTGCTCATCCATTCTCAAGATCATTTAATGAATGCAATCACAGTTAAAGATTTAGCAAATGAAATGGTAGTTTTATATAAGGAGATGAAATCATGA
- the celB gene encoding PTS cellobiose transporter subunit IIC — MQSTFMDKLEDVLLPIADKLNNNKYLASLRDGFMIALPLIIFGSIFVVIANFPFLDKLLSESQFTAWQNAVGPASAATLSIMGLFVIIGIGYKLTERNGLEGIYGAVTALSAVLILTPQVVGKTEGVIPTEILGAKGMFLGIIVSIITSELYSFFTKKDITIKMPKGVPDQVSKSFSALLPVAFTLTIFLIIRILIAFTPFNTLQDLIYTIVQEPLTALGKGLPATIVAVLFIQIFWFFGLHGQIIVNTVFDPIWYSLNNENFEAFQKGLELPNIITKQFIDTFLVGMGGTGGTIAVVIGIYLLCRSKQNKEIAKLGTPASIFNVNEPILFGLPIIMNPLVVIPWIVSPVIITIVSYSAMYIGFVPKPSGVIVPWTTPIFISGFLATGNAWQGAALQLVNLCITFVIWWPFLKVLDKNYLKQELEK, encoded by the coding sequence ATGCAAAGCACTTTTATGGATAAGTTAGAAGATGTATTACTGCCAATAGCGGATAAATTAAATAACAATAAATATTTAGCATCTTTACGTGACGGTTTTATGATTGCTTTACCATTGATTATATTTGGTTCTATCTTTGTCGTAATTGCAAACTTTCCATTTTTAGATAAGTTATTATCAGAAAGTCAGTTTACAGCATGGCAAAATGCAGTTGGACCAGCTTCAGCAGCAACACTCTCTATTATGGGACTATTTGTAATTATCGGGATTGGGTATAAATTGACCGAACGGAATGGTTTGGAAGGGATTTATGGAGCGGTAACAGCACTAAGTGCAGTTTTAATTTTAACGCCGCAAGTAGTAGGCAAGACTGAAGGAGTTATACCTACAGAAATACTAGGTGCAAAAGGGATGTTCCTTGGTATTATCGTTTCTATTATTACTTCAGAGTTATACAGTTTCTTTACGAAAAAAGATATTACGATAAAAATGCCTAAAGGTGTACCAGATCAAGTTTCTAAGTCATTTAGTGCCTTGCTTCCGGTAGCATTTACTTTAACGATATTTTTAATCATTAGAATCTTAATTGCGTTTACACCATTTAATACGTTACAAGATTTAATCTATACAATTGTACAAGAACCTTTAACGGCTTTAGGAAAAGGATTACCAGCTACTATTGTTGCTGTATTATTCATTCAAATATTTTGGTTCTTTGGATTGCATGGACAAATTATCGTCAATACAGTGTTTGACCCAATCTGGTATTCATTAAACAATGAAAACTTTGAAGCGTTTCAAAAAGGATTAGAGTTACCAAATATTATTACTAAACAATTTATAGATACATTTTTAGTTGGTATGGGCGGAACTGGTGGAACAATAGCAGTAGTTATTGGAATATATTTACTTTGTAGAAGTAAGCAAAATAAAGAAATAGCGAAACTTGGAACCCCAGCCTCCATATTTAATGTGAACGAACCTATCTTATTTGGATTGCCAATCATCATGAATCCATTGGTGGTTATACCGTGGATTGTTTCACCGGTAATCATTACAATTGTAAGTTATTCAGCTATGTACATTGGATTTGTACCGAAGCCTTCAGGTGTCATTGTGCCATGGACGACACCTATATTTATAAGTGGTTTTTTAGCGACAGGAAATGCATGGCAAGGCGCAGCGTTACAACTCGTCAATTTATGTATCACATTTGTCATTTGGTGGCCATTTTTAAAAGTATTAGACAAAAACTATTTAAAACAAGAATTAGAAAAGTAA
- a CDS encoding PTS sugar transporter subunit IIB has translation MKNILLACSAGMSTSLLVTKMKEAAETQDIQVNIKAMSSDNAFQALDEYDVLLIGPQMRFMKKKFVKAAEEQGIEMPIETIDSVSYGRIDGDGVLKQALSLLGE, from the coding sequence ATGAAAAATATTTTGTTAGCATGCTCAGCGGGAATGTCTACGAGTTTATTAGTAACAAAAATGAAAGAAGCAGCAGAAACACAAGATATACAAGTTAATATAAAAGCGATGTCGAGTGACAATGCTTTTCAAGCTTTAGATGAGTATGATGTTCTATTAATCGGTCCACAAATGAGATTCATGAAGAAAAAATTTGTAAAGGCAGCCGAAGAACAAGGAATCGAAATGCCAATTGAAACAATAGATTCAGTAAGCTATGGAAGAATAGACGGGGATGGCGTACTAAAACAAGCTTTATCATTATTAGGGGAATAG
- a CDS encoding amino acid permease: protein MEDHELKRSMSNRHIQLIAIGGAIGTGLFLGAGKSISLAGPSILLVYIIIGFFLFIMMRALGELLLSNSDYNSFIDIAEHYLGPLFGFLTGWTYWFCWVATGIADITAVAKYIQFWYPDVPSYVSAIATVVILLGLNLMTVKLFGEVEFWFALIKIIAIVLLIAIGLWMILNGFKSSTGIQSGFHNLYSHGGVFPNGAMGFLLAFQMAVFSFVGIELVGVTARETKNPEKNLPKAVNSIGIRILIFYVLSLLIIMSITPWNKIDPDESPFVSLFVLAGIPAAAGIVNFVVLTSAASAANSGLFSNSRMVYGLGQTGHAPKTLSKTNRRGVPYPALIFSGVVLFLAAILNYFIPDDVFTLVTTLATIFFIFIWSIILICYIKFRKEDADLHEKSKFKNPFGVIGSYLSLLFFAFVLVILFFAEDTRTALLYSPLWIIMLLVVYYVNQRKQANKH from the coding sequence ATGGAAGATCATGAATTAAAACGGAGTATGTCCAATAGACATATACAATTAATTGCTATTGGTGGCGCGATTGGTACCGGTCTTTTTCTAGGTGCTGGTAAGAGTATTTCATTAGCTGGCCCATCAATTTTATTAGTTTATATTATTATCGGTTTTTTCTTATTTATTATGATGAGAGCATTAGGAGAATTATTACTTTCAAATAGTGATTATAACTCTTTTATTGATATTGCAGAACATTATTTAGGTCCTTTATTTGGGTTTTTAACAGGATGGACATATTGGTTTTGTTGGGTAGCAACGGGAATAGCTGATATTACAGCTGTAGCAAAATATATTCAATTTTGGTATCCAGATGTTCCATCTTACGTTTCAGCCATAGCAACCGTTGTTATTTTATTAGGTTTAAATTTAATGACAGTGAAACTATTTGGTGAAGTAGAATTTTGGTTTGCACTTATAAAAATTATCGCCATCGTATTATTAATTGCGATTGGTTTATGGATGATTTTAAATGGTTTCAAATCAAGTACAGGCATTCAATCCGGTTTCCACAATTTATATTCACATGGTGGTGTGTTCCCGAATGGTGCGATGGGCTTCTTACTCGCTTTCCAAATGGCGGTATTTAGCTTTGTCGGAATTGAACTTGTTGGCGTAACAGCTCGTGAAACGAAAAATCCTGAAAAGAACTTACCTAAAGCGGTCAATTCTATCGGAATTCGTATACTCATATTTTATGTTTTAAGTTTATTAATTATCATGAGCATTACACCTTGGAATAAAATCGATCCAGATGAAAGTCCATTCGTTAGTTTATTTGTGTTAGCAGGGATTCCTGCTGCTGCGGGCATCGTAAACTTTGTTGTATTAACGTCTGCTGCAAGTGCTGCTAATAGTGGCTTATTCAGTAATAGTCGAATGGTTTATGGTTTAGGTCAAACAGGTCATGCACCTAAAACCTTGAGCAAAACGAACAGACGCGGTGTACCATACCCAGCTTTAATTTTTTCAGGCGTTGTATTATTCTTAGCAGCAATATTAAACTATTTCATACCTGATGATGTGTTCACACTCGTAACAACACTGGCAACAATATTTTTTATATTTATCTGGTCAATTATTTTAATTTGTTATATTAAATTTAGAAAAGAAGATGCAGATTTACATGAAAAATCTAAATTCAAAAATCCATTTGGTGTGATTGGTTCTTACCTTTCATTACTATTTTTCGCGTTTGTACTCGTTATTTTATTCTTTGCAGAAGATACACGTACAGCGTTATTATATTCACCTCTATGGATAATCATGTTGTTAGTCGTTTATTACGTCAATCAACGTAAACAAGCCAATAAGCATTAA
- a CDS encoding metal-dependent hydrolase family protein, which translates to MILKNINLIDGTGKEVQQGVDIKIDHNVIAEIGKNLTGDNIIEGNGQYLLPGMIDSHVHVMLEMEPLENRLSTPFSYNFYKAIDHLKRTVDAGVTTVRDALGADLGIKEAVNDGIILGPRLQISVNALTITGGHGDSYTKSSIHLPLLQDDYPGMPNGLCDGVNEVRKKAREMLRAGADVLKVHATGGVTSATDHPDYTQFSLEELKVIVEEAQFRNNRKVMAHAQGLQGVKQCIEAGIHSIEHGIYLDDEAVKLMKEKEMYLVPTLLAPLSVIEFAAELGMSENSINKSKQVMQDHIESFKKAHQAGVKIAMGTDAGVFKHGTNLRELELMVEHGMTEMEAIIASTKTAAECLGYDDELGTIEVGKKADFILLDQNPLKDIAVLRDPQKIKVVSIDGKIVKDIR; encoded by the coding sequence ATGATTTTAAAAAACATCAACTTAATAGATGGAACAGGTAAAGAAGTACAACAAGGCGTAGATATTAAAATTGATCATAACGTTATTGCTGAAATCGGGAAAAATTTAACAGGAGACAATATTATAGAAGGAAATGGACAATATTTACTACCTGGCATGATTGATAGCCATGTACATGTCATGTTGGAAATGGAGCCATTAGAAAATCGCTTATCTACACCATTTTCATATAATTTTTATAAAGCGATAGATCATTTAAAGAGAACAGTAGATGCTGGCGTGACAACTGTTAGAGATGCTTTAGGTGCAGATTTAGGTATAAAAGAAGCTGTAAATGATGGCATCATATTAGGACCACGTTTACAAATCAGTGTGAATGCATTAACGATCACTGGCGGACATGGTGATAGTTACACAAAATCAAGTATACACTTACCACTTTTACAAGATGATTATCCAGGTATGCCGAATGGATTGTGTGACGGTGTGAATGAAGTACGTAAAAAAGCGCGTGAAATGTTAAGAGCCGGAGCAGATGTATTAAAAGTTCATGCAACTGGCGGCGTTACAAGTGCTACTGATCACCCAGACTACACACAATTTTCATTAGAAGAATTAAAAGTCATTGTAGAAGAAGCCCAGTTTAGAAACAATCGTAAAGTAATGGCACACGCACAAGGTTTACAAGGCGTCAAACAGTGTATAGAAGCGGGTATCCATTCAATCGAACACGGCATATATTTAGATGATGAAGCAGTCAAATTAATGAAAGAAAAAGAAATGTATTTAGTACCAACACTGCTCGCTCCCCTTTCAGTGATAGAATTTGCTGCTGAATTAGGCATGAGTGAGAACTCTATAAACAAATCAAAACAAGTCATGCAAGATCATATCGAAAGCTTCAAAAAAGCACATCAAGCAGGCGTAAAAATCGCAATGGGTACAGATGCCGGCGTATTTAAACACGGTACTAACTTAAGAGAATTAGAACTCATGGTTGAACACGGTATGACAGAAATGGAAGCCATCATTGCATCAACTAAAACAGCAGCAGAATGCTTAGGTTACGATGACGAACTCGGTACTATCGAAGTAGGTAAAAAAGCAGACTTTATATTGCTAGACCAAAACCCATTAAAAGACATTGCCGTCTTAAGAGACCCTCAAAAAATTAAAGTCGTATCAATAGACGGTAAAATCGTAAAAGACATTAGATAA